A single window of Micrococcaceae bacterium Sec5.1 DNA harbors:
- a CDS encoding cold-shock protein, with translation MATGTVKWFSTEKRFGFIAPDDGSDEVFAHYSAIVSGGYHSLEGNQRVQFDVVQGSKGPQAENIRPVGWPR, from the coding sequence ATGGCGACTGGTACGGTCAAATGGTTCAGCACCGAAAAGCGTTTCGGGTTCATTGCCCCCGACGACGGTTCAGATGAGGTCTTCGCCCACTACTCGGCGATCGTCAGCGGCGGGTACCACTCCTTGGAAGGGAACCAGCGTGTCCAGTTCGATGTTGTGCAGGGCTCCAAGGGACCCCAGGCGGAAAATATTCGTCCTGTGGGGTGGCCGCGATAG